Proteins encoded by one window of Candidatus Omnitrophota bacterium:
- a CDS encoding Gfo/Idh/MocA family oxidoreductase has product MSKVKVGVVGVGHLGAIHAKVYSKMDNVDLVGVCDCNLERALEIGKKYHTRSYADYEDLFGKVDAASIVVPTSMHYNVAKEFLNHGIHVLIEKPITKTLSEADELIEIARKDGLIIQVGHVERFNAAVMALEDVMKKPKFLECQRLGPFHKRVEDVGVVLDLMIHDIDIVLGLIKQEVVNIEAVGLSTMSDHEDVANVRLIFEDGTIADITASRVTKDVVRKIRIFQEESYISLDYVNQEVTIFKKTGKKIQKEKIKIKKTEPLKEELQSFIECVRTGKRPVVSGVEGRRALAVALAILEKIKSKQK; this is encoded by the coding sequence ATGAGCAAGGTAAAGGTAGGGGTAGTCGGCGTAGGCCACCTTGGGGCGATACATGCCAAGGTTTATTCCAAGATGGATAATGTGGATCTGGTAGGGGTTTGTGATTGTAACCTCGAGCGGGCATTAGAGATAGGGAAAAAGTACCACACCAGAAGTTATGCCGATTATGAGGACCTTTTTGGTAAAGTCGATGCCGCGAGCATAGTGGTTCCCACAAGCATGCATTACAACGTGGCAAAAGAGTTCTTAAACCACGGTATCCACGTTTTAATAGAAAAACCCATAACAAAGACCCTTTCTGAAGCGGACGAATTGATAGAAATCGCCAGAAAGGATGGCCTAATAATACAAGTTGGCCATGTTGAACGGTTCAATGCGGCCGTAATGGCGCTTGAAGACGTGATGAAAAAGCCGAAATTCCTGGAATGCCAGCGCCTGGGGCCATTTCATAAGAGAGTTGAGGACGTCGGCGTCGTGTTGGATCTTATGATACACGACATTGACATAGTGCTGGGCCTTATAAAACAAGAGGTGGTAAATATAGAGGCTGTAGGCTTGAGCACGATGTCGGATCATGAAGACGTGGCAAATGTCCGGCTCATATTTGAAGACGGAACGATAGCCGATATCACCGCAAGCCGCGTAACAAAAGATGTCGTAAGAAAGATCCGGATATTCCAGGAAGAATCTTACATATCGCTTGATTATGTAAATCAGGAAGTTACCATATTCAAAAAGACCGGCAAAAAGATACAAAAAGAGAAGATAAAGATCAAAAAAACCGAGCCATTAAAAGAAGAACTGCAGTCGTTCATAGAATGCGTAAGAACTGGCAAGCGGCCTGTAGTTTCAGGCGTCGAAGGAAGACGCGCGCTTGCGGTGGCGCTTGCGATACTGGAAAAGATAAAATCGAA